From Leptolyngbya iicbica LK, a single genomic window includes:
- a CDS encoding tetratricopeptide repeat protein: MQHIPSPEVERLLLEETLVASHEELAQQALTPEQRTCLAAEAKQSLKQGAAHQRQGNTVAALGDFQKALQVFQTLAQPRSAARVVLVMAHLCYTLADYLWAADYARQGLALAQQLADQTLQHQALSCLGNSYRHLGEMENAETCMAQSLRLAQVVCDREAEMRALGNLALIYRVQGKSDQAVDLYEQSLEIAEAHQDLVALEQILRNLGNAYHALGNSQKTIEYYDRLLRLSRDRMELTVVNKILRNLHSACYAIGDYTRAVVYLQERLQLVRQLQDDRGEVQTLENLSINYDILGDTAKALQAREERLKAAIRLQDLSLQRQALSSLKMACIAQGDFERVKRYINYLTESV, encoded by the coding sequence ATGCAACACATCCCGAGCCCAGAAGTTGAACGGCTTCTATTAGAAGAGACCCTAGTCGCTTCTCATGAAGAACTCGCTCAGCAGGCCCTCACCCCGGAGCAAAGAACTTGTCTGGCTGCCGAAGCTAAGCAGTCTTTGAAGCAGGGCGCAGCCCACCAACGCCAGGGCAACACGGTGGCCGCGTTAGGTGACTTTCAAAAGGCTTTACAGGTGTTTCAAACCCTGGCGCAGCCGCGATCGGCAGCCCGCGTCGTGCTCGTGATGGCACATCTGTGTTACACCTTGGCCGATTATCTATGGGCCGCTGACTACGCTCGTCAAGGGCTGGCGCTGGCGCAACAGTTAGCCGATCAGACTTTGCAGCATCAAGCGCTGAGTTGTTTGGGTAACAGTTATCGCCATCTGGGAGAAATGGAGAACGCCGAAACCTGCATGGCCCAAAGTTTGCGACTAGCTCAAGTCGTTTGCGATCGCGAGGCTGAAATGCGGGCCCTCGGTAATTTAGCCCTCATTTATCGGGTGCAGGGCAAGTCAGACCAAGCGGTTGACCTCTATGAGCAGAGCCTAGAAATTGCTGAAGCCCATCAAGATCTAGTGGCGCTAGAACAGATTTTGCGCAATTTGGGCAATGCTTACCATGCCCTCGGCAATTCACAGAAAACGATTGAATATTACGATCGCTTGCTCCGACTCAGCCGCGATCGCATGGAACTAACGGTCGTCAACAAAATTTTGCGTAATTTGCACAGCGCTTGTTATGCGATCGGCGACTACACCCGGGCCGTCGTTTACCTACAAGAACGACTGCAACTCGTGCGCCAGCTCCAAGACGATCGCGGTGAAGTGCAAACGCTAGAAAACCTCTCGATTAATTATGATATCTTGGGCGATACCGCCAAGGCCCTGCAAGCTCGCGAAGAGCGGCTCAAGGCAGCCATTCGCCTACAAGATTTATCCCTCCAGCGGCAAGCATTATCGAGCCTCAAGATGGCCTGCATTGCCCAGGGTGATTTTGAGCGGGTCAAGCGCTACATCAACTACCTCACAGAATCTGTTTAG
- a CDS encoding substrate-binding domain-containing protein, which yields MSSKNETPVLIASLLITAALLGGGYWWFTRDGGLNVPGIGGSNSSPIASPSGADAPASTGGQFNEVQNVPAGLFNYGGSTTWAPVRGSVDPMMQQAFPGFQLRYTDPIGVPASSGSGIDMLLKKQLSFSQSSRAINPDEQQAAQQQGFSLKEIPVALEGLAIAVNTNLPVDGITLTQLRDIYLGSVTNWSQVGGPNLPIVPISRPSDGGTVEFFVGTVLGGTPLPSSITIANTTTEALRLVDSTPGAIYYASAPEVVGQCTVKPLALGRQPGQLVRPYAEPYVPPENCPAQRNQINSAALRSGEYPLTRRLFVIIREDGTQDQQAGEAYANLLLTQQGQQLLSEAGFVAIR from the coding sequence ATGAGCAGCAAGAATGAAACTCCGGTTCTAATCGCCTCTTTGCTGATTACCGCCGCGCTCCTAGGCGGCGGCTATTGGTGGTTTACGCGAGATGGCGGCTTAAACGTGCCCGGTATCGGCGGCAGCAATTCCTCACCGATCGCTTCCCCCTCCGGTGCTGATGCTCCGGCCAGTACCGGGGGACAATTCAACGAGGTGCAAAACGTCCCGGCGGGCTTGTTTAACTATGGCGGCAGCACTACCTGGGCTCCCGTGCGCGGCAGCGTTGATCCGATGATGCAACAGGCGTTTCCAGGGTTTCAGCTACGCTACACCGACCCTATTGGGGTTCCGGCAAGTTCCGGTTCCGGCATCGATATGCTGCTCAAAAAGCAGCTGTCGTTTTCGCAGTCGTCGAGGGCTATTAACCCCGACGAACAACAAGCCGCTCAACAGCAAGGATTCAGTCTTAAAGAAATTCCCGTGGCGTTGGAAGGCTTGGCGATCGCCGTCAATACCAATCTCCCCGTTGACGGCATCACGCTCACCCAACTGCGCGATATTTACTTAGGCAGCGTCACTAATTGGAGCCAGGTCGGCGGGCCAAATTTGCCGATTGTGCCCATTTCTCGCCCCAGCGATGGCGGCACCGTCGAGTTTTTTGTTGGCACCGTTTTGGGCGGCACCCCGCTACCCAGCAGCATCACCATCGCCAACACGACGACCGAAGCTTTACGTCTGGTCGATAGCACTCCCGGTGCGATTTACTACGCCTCGGCCCCCGAAGTGGTGGGTCAGTGCACGGTAAAACCCCTGGCCCTGGGTCGCCAACCGGGACAACTGGTGCGCCCCTATGCAGAACCTTACGTGCCGCCAGAAAATTGTCCTGCCCAGCGCAACCAAATCAATAGCGCCGCCTTGCGTAGTGGGGAGTATCCGCTGACTCGCAGATTATTTGTCATCATCCGCGAAGATGGCACGCAAGATCAGCAAGCGGGCGAAGCCTATGCCAATTTGCTGCTCACCCAGCAGGGACAACAGCTTTTAAGCGAAGCCGGATTTGTCGCCATTCGTTAA
- a CDS encoding ABC transporter permease — protein MRPLRTFRQSRLWSLILKETRQILRNRQIIFLLLFPPTVQLLVFGLALNPEVTNLSLSVVDYSHSPASREFVATLTANDTFQIESYQPSVETLGQQVRTGRVSTGLVIPPDFADHLAADQTVDVQVLIDGVDANTAGIASGYMQQLINRYGQSLQAVPDLPVEIATRFLYNPGLLSSWFFVPGVIGVVLTLTGSLVSSTTVIREKDVGTLEQLLMTPAQGWEILAAKITPLFVLLMGDVLLASAIARLIFGLPFRGNYFLFLMLSGVYIFVAIGIGILLATISSTQQQVVLTSFFFNVPLIQLSGAIAPIESMPTFFRILSFFNPLRHYVTIARSLLLKGVGLEVLLPEVLALVGFTVLLLGLSINRFRAQLS, from the coding sequence ATGCGCCCCCTTCGTACCTTCCGCCAATCCCGCCTCTGGTCGCTCATTTTGAAAGAAACGCGACAAATCCTCCGAAATCGGCAGATTATCTTCCTTCTGCTTTTTCCTCCCACCGTGCAACTGCTGGTCTTTGGCCTCGCCCTCAACCCGGAAGTGACGAACCTCAGCCTCAGCGTTGTGGACTACAGTCACAGCCCTGCCAGTCGCGAATTTGTCGCCACCTTAACCGCCAATGACACTTTCCAGATCGAGTCTTATCAGCCCAGTGTGGAGACTTTGGGGCAGCAGGTGAGAACGGGGCGAGTTTCCACTGGGTTGGTGATTCCGCCGGATTTTGCTGACCATCTTGCTGCTGATCAGACCGTGGATGTGCAAGTCCTCATTGATGGGGTCGATGCCAATACCGCCGGCATTGCCAGCGGCTACATGCAGCAACTGATTAACCGCTATGGACAATCCTTACAGGCAGTGCCCGACTTGCCTGTAGAAATCGCCACCCGATTTCTCTACAATCCCGGCTTGCTGAGCAGCTGGTTCTTTGTGCCAGGGGTGATTGGGGTCGTCCTGACGCTGACGGGGTCGCTGGTCTCATCCACCACCGTCATTCGTGAAAAAGATGTCGGCACCCTGGAACAACTGCTCATGACTCCTGCCCAGGGTTGGGAAATTCTCGCCGCCAAAATAACACCGCTGTTTGTGCTGCTGATGGGGGATGTGTTGCTGGCTTCCGCGATCGCTCGGCTCATTTTCGGCCTGCCCTTTCGCGGCAACTATTTTTTGTTCCTGATGCTATCGGGTGTCTACATTTTTGTTGCCATTGGCATTGGCATTTTGCTGGCGACCATCTCTAGCACCCAGCAGCAAGTGGTGCTGACCTCCTTCTTTTTCAATGTGCCCCTGATTCAGCTCTCTGGTGCGATCGCCCCCATTGAGAGTATGCCGACCTTCTTCCGCATCCTCTCGTTCTTCAATCCGCTGCGCCACTACGTCACGATTGCCCGCAGCCTCCTGTTGAAAGGCGTTGGCCTCGAAGTATTACTCCCCGAAGTGCTGGCCCTGGTAGGCTTCACCGTCTTGTTGCTAGGCCTGAGCATCAACCGCTTTCGCGCCCAGTTGAGCTAA
- a CDS encoding lysophospholipid acyltransferase family protein translates to MASRDREPFASLLLYYLFKWTVVNPTFRLYFRGRVEGAQHVPKQGPLIVVANHASDFDPPILSNCVRRPVSFMAKEELFTVPVLAPAIRLYGAYPVKRGSADRSAIREALKQLDQGWAVGVFLQGTRTADGRIPNPKLGAALIAAKAQAPLLPVSLWGTQRILPKGSKVPRSHPLTVRIGEPIPPPPAKADKVLLQQTTEQCAAAIHQLHNLGR, encoded by the coding sequence ATGGCTAGCCGCGATCGCGAGCCTTTTGCCAGTTTATTGCTGTACTACCTGTTCAAATGGACGGTAGTGAACCCCACGTTTCGTCTGTATTTTCGGGGGCGGGTCGAAGGGGCACAGCACGTGCCTAAGCAGGGGCCACTGATCGTGGTGGCCAATCACGCCAGCGATTTTGATCCGCCCATTTTATCGAACTGTGTGCGGCGGCCCGTCTCCTTTATGGCGAAGGAAGAACTCTTTACGGTGCCGGTGTTAGCGCCAGCGATTCGCTTGTATGGTGCCTATCCCGTCAAGCGGGGCAGTGCCGATCGCAGCGCCATTCGCGAGGCGTTGAAACAGCTGGATCAAGGCTGGGCCGTAGGAGTCTTTTTGCAGGGCACCCGCACCGCCGATGGGCGCATTCCTAACCCGAAACTGGGTGCAGCCCTGATTGCCGCCAAAGCCCAAGCGCCCTTATTGCCCGTCAGCCTGTGGGGCACCCAACGCATCTTGCCAAAGGGCAGCAAAGTGCCGCGATCGCACCCCTTGACCGTGCGCATTGGCGAACCCATTCCGCCGCCGCCGGCCAAGGCCGATAAAGTCTTGCTGCAGCAAACCACTGAACAATGTGCAGCGGCCATTCATCAACTCCATAATTTAGGCCGTTAA
- a CDS encoding esterase/lipase family protein, protein MTLPTVIIPGYFAGAAPYRSLVADLNQRGIWTTVVPLTQASWVPTIGGRSVQPILQAIAATVEQARAATGSDRVNLVCHSAGGWIARIYLGDEPYDVHPADRDRANAWSGHRHVQTLITLGTPHTSQERWTRRNLDFVNQTYPGAYHADVRYVCFAGKAIFGQRWRTWFTYNSYQITGGDGACWGDGITPIPAAHLEGATNLVLDDVCHSPKPGVAWYGTPSVVDEWATYLQVDSVTSR, encoded by the coding sequence ATGACTTTGCCCACGGTAATTATTCCGGGATACTTTGCGGGGGCGGCTCCGTACCGGTCTTTAGTTGCGGACTTAAACCAGCGTGGCATTTGGACGACGGTGGTGCCGCTGACCCAAGCCAGTTGGGTGCCAACCATTGGCGGTCGTTCGGTGCAGCCGATTTTGCAGGCCATTGCTGCAACCGTTGAGCAGGCCAGGGCGGCCACGGGGAGCGATCGCGTCAATTTGGTCTGCCATTCCGCTGGTGGGTGGATTGCGCGGATCTATCTCGGCGATGAACCGTACGATGTGCATCCGGCGGATCGCGATCGGGCCAACGCTTGGTCGGGCCACCGCCACGTGCAAACGCTGATTACCCTCGGCACCCCCCACACCAGCCAAGAGCGCTGGACTCGCCGCAACCTTGACTTTGTCAACCAGACCTATCCCGGTGCGTATCACGCCGACGTGCGCTACGTCTGCTTTGCGGGCAAGGCCATCTTTGGGCAACGGTGGCGCACCTGGTTTACCTACAACAGCTATCAGATTACCGGCGGCGACGGAGCCTGCTGGGGTGATGGCATTACGCCGATTCCGGCGGCGCATTTAGAGGGAGCGACAAATCTCGTGCTGGATGACGTGTGCCATTCACCCAAACCCGGTGTCGCGTGGTACGGCACCCCCAGCGTGGTGGATGAGTGGGCGACTTATCTGCAGGTCGATTCCGTGACCAGCCGATGA
- a CDS encoding B12-binding domain-containing radical SAM protein encodes MTAPFHLEKLLFTPATPADQAATVVFAFPNEYTIGITSLGYQVIWAMLAQRSDLAVSRLFTDGHEPLPTQIELLGFSMSWELDYANILTQLESLDVPILAGDRGNEHPLVFGGGPVLTANPEPFAAFFDVLLLGDGEVVLDAFIDAYQTVRDCDRPTQLRRLAQVPGVYIPALYEPIYDSPTGAIAAIQPIDADIPAVVEKQTYRGNTLSTSSVVTEQAAWENIYMVEVVRSCPEMCRFCLASYLTLPFRTAPVAGGLIPAVEKGMAVTDRLGLLGASVTQHPEFDDLLDYLNQPQFDDMRLSIASVRTNTVNQKLTKTLTRHGTKSITIAIESGSERVRQIVNKKLATDDIVAAAVNAKAGGLSALKLYGMAGIPGELPEDLETTADLMLQLKKAAPGLRLTLGCSTFVPKAHTPFQWYGVNPQADKRLKRLQKRLRPNGIDFRPESYNWSIIQALISRGDRRLTPLLLQAREFGDSLGSYKRAFKALKGELPPLDFYVHAHWERDQPLPWDHLQGLLPKATLLKHLDSATSHFAPDTPTPVLAASQS; translated from the coding sequence TTGACTGCGCCATTTCACTTAGAAAAACTGCTGTTTACCCCGGCGACACCCGCTGACCAGGCGGCGACTGTGGTGTTTGCGTTTCCCAATGAATACACCATTGGCATCACCAGTCTGGGGTATCAGGTGATCTGGGCCATGCTGGCGCAGCGGTCAGATTTGGCGGTGTCGCGCTTATTTACTGATGGACACGAGCCATTACCCACTCAGATTGAGCTGCTGGGCTTTTCCATGTCTTGGGAGCTGGACTACGCCAATATCCTCACTCAATTAGAGTCGTTGGATGTGCCGATTTTGGCGGGCGATCGCGGCAACGAGCATCCCCTGGTGTTTGGCGGTGGCCCGGTGCTCACGGCCAATCCGGAACCCTTTGCGGCGTTTTTTGACGTGTTGCTGCTGGGGGATGGTGAGGTCGTGCTAGATGCGTTTATCGATGCGTATCAAACGGTGCGGGACTGCGATCGCCCCACCCAACTCCGTCGCTTGGCTCAGGTGCCCGGCGTTTACATTCCCGCGCTGTATGAGCCGATCTATGACAGTCCGACGGGGGCGATCGCGGCCATTCAGCCCATCGATGCCGATATTCCCGCCGTGGTGGAAAAGCAGACCTATCGCGGCAATACCCTCTCCACCTCATCCGTCGTGACGGAACAGGCCGCGTGGGAAAACATCTACATGGTGGAGGTGGTGCGGAGCTGCCCGGAAATGTGCCGCTTCTGCTTGGCGAGCTATCTCACCTTGCCGTTTCGCACTGCGCCTGTCGCTGGCGGGCTGATTCCAGCCGTGGAAAAGGGCATGGCGGTGACCGATCGCCTCGGCTTGCTCGGGGCTTCCGTTACCCAACATCCCGAATTTGACGACCTGTTGGACTATCTGAACCAGCCACAATTCGACGATATGCGGCTGAGCATTGCCTCAGTGCGCACCAACACGGTGAATCAAAAGCTGACCAAAACCCTGACGCGCCACGGCACCAAATCCATCACGATCGCGATCGAAAGTGGCTCGGAACGGGTGCGGCAAATCGTCAACAAAAAACTCGCCACCGACGACATTGTGGCTGCAGCGGTGAATGCCAAGGCCGGCGGCCTCAGTGCCCTCAAGCTCTATGGCATGGCGGGCATTCCGGGCGAACTGCCGGAGGATTTGGAAACGACCGCTGACTTGATGTTACAACTGAAGAAAGCGGCTCCGGGGTTGCGGCTCACGTTGGGGTGCAGCACCTTTGTGCCTAAAGCCCACACCCCGTTTCAGTGGTATGGCGTTAACCCGCAAGCCGACAAGCGCCTCAAACGGCTGCAAAAACGCCTCCGGCCCAACGGCATTGACTTCCGCCCCGAAAGCTATAACTGGTCAATCATTCAGGCGTTGATTTCGCGGGGCGATCGCCGCCTCACCCCCTTGCTGTTGCAGGCTCGCGAATTTGGCGATTCCCTCGGCAGCTACAAGCGCGCGTTCAAAGCGTTGAAGGGTGAGTTGCCGCCGCTCGACTTTTACGTTCACGCCCATTGGGAACGGGATCAGCCCCTGCCGTGGGACCACTTGCAAGGTCTCCTGCCCAAAGCCACGCTGCTGAAACATCTGGACAGCGCCACGTCCCATTTTGCTCCGGATACGCCGACCCCAGTGTTAGCCGCGAGCCAGTCCTGA
- the ureA gene encoding urease subunit gamma translates to MQLTPQEKDKLLIFTAALLAERRKEKGLKLNYPEAVAYLSAAILEGAREGRTVADLMHYGTTLLTADDVMDGIPAMIDEVQVEATFPDGTKLVTVHNPIV, encoded by the coding sequence ATGCAATTAACGCCCCAAGAAAAAGATAAACTCCTGATTTTTACTGCGGCTTTGCTAGCCGAGCGACGTAAGGAAAAAGGTCTCAAGCTCAACTATCCAGAGGCGGTAGCATACTTGTCGGCGGCCATTTTAGAAGGGGCGCGGGAGGGCCGTACCGTGGCTGACCTGATGCATTACGGCACGACCTTGCTAACGGCGGATGATGTGATGGACGGGATTCCGGCCATGATTGATGAGGTCCAGGTAGAGGCGACTTTTCCGGATGGCACGAAATTGGTGACGGTTCATAATCCCATCGTCTAG
- a CDS encoding urease subunit beta, giving the protein MIPGELLPAEGDIELNAGRDTVTLAVANSGDRPIQVGSHFHFFEVNTALQFDRAQARGMRLDIPAGTAVRFEPGDEREVTLVPFVGSREVYGLNALIDGPL; this is encoded by the coding sequence ATGATTCCTGGCGAATTGCTGCCTGCTGAGGGCGATATTGAACTTAATGCAGGTCGCGACACAGTGACGCTGGCGGTGGCCAATAGTGGCGATCGCCCCATTCAGGTGGGGTCACATTTTCATTTTTTTGAAGTGAATACGGCGTTGCAATTTGACCGCGCTCAGGCTCGGGGCATGCGCCTCGACATCCCTGCTGGCACCGCCGTTCGGTTTGAACCGGGGGACGAGCGCGAGGTCACCCTGGTGCCTTTTGTCGGTAGCCGTGAGGTATATGGCCTCAATGCTTTGATTGACGGTCCACTTTAA
- the fabD gene encoding ACP S-malonyltransferase: MVKTAWVFPGQGSQSVGMGMDLMTHAASEARLAIADEILGWSVAEICQSPDDKVSNTLYTQPCLYVLESLLVDWLQEHGHTPDLVAGHSLGEYGALYAAGAFDFAAGLRLVKLRGELMSQTSEGIMAALMGFNRDELDAKIAETEGVVLANDNNPGQVVISGTPEGVDAVLADVKSKRAVKLNVSGAFHSPLMAPASREFQEVLDAVEFRDVTIPVLSNVDPTPATDAATLKQRLSQQMTGSVRWREISLSLPELGVEQVIEVGPGNVLTGLIKRTVKTLQLTNVGTLEQLTAL; this comes from the coding sequence ATGGTGAAAACAGCCTGGGTATTTCCTGGTCAGGGATCGCAGTCGGTGGGGATGGGCATGGACTTGATGACCCACGCTGCCAGCGAGGCGCGATTGGCGATCGCGGACGAGATCCTGGGTTGGTCAGTCGCCGAGATTTGTCAGAGCCCTGACGATAAAGTCTCGAATACCCTGTACACCCAGCCGTGCCTGTATGTGCTGGAAAGTTTGTTGGTGGATTGGCTACAGGAGCACGGCCACACTCCCGATCTCGTCGCCGGTCACAGTTTGGGTGAATATGGCGCCCTGTATGCCGCTGGAGCCTTTGACTTTGCGGCTGGCTTGCGGCTGGTAAAGCTGCGCGGCGAACTCATGTCCCAAACCTCCGAGGGGATTATGGCGGCGCTGATGGGCTTTAACCGCGACGAGTTGGATGCCAAAATTGCTGAGACCGAAGGGGTGGTCCTGGCCAATGACAATAACCCCGGCCAGGTCGTGATTTCGGGGACACCCGAGGGCGTTGATGCGGTGCTGGCAGATGTCAAGAGCAAGCGGGCGGTCAAACTAAATGTCAGCGGTGCCTTCCATTCACCCTTAATGGCCCCCGCCTCCCGGGAGTTCCAAGAGGTGTTGGATGCGGTAGAATTCCGCGATGTCACCATTCCCGTCCTCTCCAATGTTGACCCGACGCCAGCCACCGATGCAGCAACGCTGAAGCAGCGGCTCTCACAGCAAATGACGGGCTCCGTGCGTTGGCGCGAGATTTCCCTCTCGTTGCCTGAACTCGGGGTGGAGCAAGTGATCGAAGTCGGGCCAGGTAACGTGCTGACGGGGCTGATCAAGCGCACGGTCAAAACCTTGCAACTCACAAATGTCGGTACCCTTGAGCAACTCACTGCTCTGTAG
- a CDS encoding GAF domain-containing sensor histidine kinase: MDAAATRSTLPDALKKLVAGSPEWMVLFDRDRRYCQASPPLAAALDASNLAWLGRHNTELAELAKQAGLPKVWRKYWQQVEDALMTVQQQRKAEKRVHALPNEDGDLQLCEVSYTPICDAQGQVESVVSISHPTVVPQGLYESEGKSLTAAQLEAYPDAIVGAEMPDLTAASLAHVPTPLAAAASPLASRLPIPAVVQPGLQVHQTAEFLQVVLDNIPQYIFWKNLDSVYLGCNQRWAEMAGFNNPSEVVGITDADLPWTPEEAAWYLKCDRRVMATDTPMLRIKESQMQADGKLSWRETSKLPLHDAQGNVVGLLGTIEDITERKIAEDLLKQSEATYRKLAKQEELLNQISQQIRQSLSVAEIQQRTVQEVRQLFHVDRMLIYRFDEDWLGRVVTESVEAPWRSLLDEESQDSCFPEEHAAMYLQGRVRTIPNVATAELDECHRDFLLGMQVQANAIVPILVRDELWGLLIAHQCSGPRDWQDEEIKLLNALAAQVSIAIQQAELYAQTKQSGELAQQKAAELENALQTLQKTQTQLVQTEKMSGLGQMVAGIAHEINNPVNFIYGNIPHIKEHLTDLTDLLSLYRENYPEPVEAVEEFIEEIDLDYVLEDLSKILKSFQIGSQRIQQIVTSLRTFSRLDEAEKKDVDLHDGIDSTLLILQHRLKAKSDRSVIEVSKDYADLPLVECYPSQLNQVFMNILGNGIDALEQEMATGARADKTEPPTIAISTQQLPGEVLICIRDNGPGIDEKHRARLFDPFFTTKPIGKGTGLGLSISHQIVTERHGGRLIVISEIGQGTEFQIYVPLAHTPL; encoded by the coding sequence ATGGATGCTGCCGCTACCCGCTCGACCTTGCCCGATGCGCTCAAAAAATTAGTCGCTGGCTCCCCAGAATGGATGGTGCTGTTCGATCGCGATCGCCGTTACTGTCAAGCGAGTCCCCCCTTGGCGGCAGCGTTGGATGCCAGCAACTTGGCCTGGTTGGGACGACACAATACCGAATTGGCAGAGTTAGCAAAACAGGCTGGCTTGCCCAAGGTCTGGCGTAAGTATTGGCAGCAGGTCGAAGACGCTTTGATGACCGTGCAGCAGCAGCGCAAAGCGGAAAAACGGGTACATGCCCTGCCCAATGAAGATGGTGACCTGCAGCTCTGTGAAGTCAGCTATACGCCGATTTGCGACGCGCAGGGACAGGTCGAGTCCGTGGTGAGCATTAGTCATCCCACGGTGGTGCCGCAGGGCCTGTATGAGTCGGAAGGCAAAAGTCTGACAGCGGCGCAGTTAGAAGCGTATCCAGATGCGATCGTCGGTGCTGAGATGCCCGACCTGACGGCGGCCTCCTTGGCCCATGTGCCGACGCCGTTAGCGGCGGCGGCCTCCCCCCTTGCCTCACGGCTACCGATCCCGGCGGTGGTTCAGCCGGGGCTCCAGGTTCATCAGACCGCCGAATTCCTCCAAGTCGTGCTGGACAATATCCCCCAATACATTTTTTGGAAAAACTTAGATTCGGTCTATCTGGGGTGTAACCAACGCTGGGCTGAGATGGCGGGCTTTAACAATCCCAGTGAGGTGGTGGGCATTACGGATGCTGATTTGCCGTGGACGCCGGAAGAAGCAGCGTGGTACCTGAAGTGCGATCGCCGGGTGATGGCAACGGATACCCCCATGTTGCGCATCAAAGAGTCGCAGATGCAGGCCGATGGCAAACTGAGCTGGCGAGAAACGAGCAAACTCCCGCTACACGACGCCCAGGGTAACGTGGTGGGGCTGCTGGGCACGATTGAAGACATTACCGAGCGCAAAATTGCGGAAGATTTGCTCAAGCAGTCGGAAGCCACCTATCGCAAATTGGCGAAGCAAGAAGAGCTGCTCAACCAAATTTCCCAACAGATTCGGCAATCGCTGTCTGTGGCCGAGATTCAACAACGGACGGTGCAAGAAGTGCGCCAACTGTTTCACGTTGACCGGATGTTGATCTATCGGTTTGACGAGGATTGGCTTGGTCGGGTCGTGACCGAGTCGGTGGAGGCGCCCTGGCGATCGCTACTCGACGAGGAAAGCCAGGATTCCTGTTTTCCCGAAGAACATGCGGCGATGTATTTGCAAGGGCGAGTCCGCACGATTCCCAACGTCGCCACGGCGGAGTTGGATGAATGTCATCGCGACTTTTTGCTGGGGATGCAGGTGCAAGCCAACGCGATCGTGCCCATCCTCGTGCGTGATGAACTGTGGGGCCTCTTAATTGCCCACCAGTGTTCCGGTCCCCGTGACTGGCAAGATGAAGAGATCAAGCTCCTCAATGCGCTCGCCGCCCAAGTCAGCATTGCGATTCAACAGGCTGAACTGTACGCCCAAACCAAACAAAGTGGTGAACTGGCTCAGCAAAAAGCGGCTGAGTTAGAAAACGCCCTACAAACTCTACAAAAGACCCAAACTCAACTCGTCCAGACGGAAAAAATGTCTGGGCTAGGGCAAATGGTGGCGGGGATCGCTCATGAAATCAACAACCCCGTCAATTTTATCTACGGCAATATTCCCCACATCAAAGAACACCTCACCGATCTCACCGATCTCCTAAGTCTCTACCGAGAAAACTATCCCGAGCCGGTGGAAGCCGTCGAAGAGTTCATTGAGGAAATTGACCTGGACTATGTGTTGGAAGATTTGAGCAAAATTTTGAAGTCGTTTCAAATTGGCAGCCAGCGCATTCAGCAAATTGTGACCTCGCTGCGCACCTTCTCCCGGTTAGATGAAGCGGAGAAAAAAGATGTCGATTTGCACGACGGCATCGATAGTACCTTGCTGATCTTGCAGCATCGCCTCAAGGCGAAAAGCGATCGCTCCGTGATTGAGGTGAGTAAAGACTATGCCGATTTGCCCCTGGTGGAATGCTACCCGAGCCAGCTCAATCAGGTGTTTATGAACATTTTGGGTAACGGCATTGATGCCCTAGAGCAAGAAATGGCTACTGGGGCTAGAGCCGACAAAACTGAGCCCCCCACGATCGCGATTTCTACCCAGCAGCTCCCTGGCGAAGTCTTGATTTGCATTCGCGATAATGGACCCGGCATTGACGAAAAACATCGGGCGCGGCTCTTTGATCCCTTTTTTACCACTAAGCCGATTGGTAAAGGGACAGGGCTGGGCCTCTCTATCAGCCACCAAATTGTGACCGAACGCCATGGCGGACGACTCATCGTGATTTCTGAGATCGGACAAGGGACTGAGTTTCAAATCTATGTGCCCTTGGCTCACACCCCGCTCTAA